A region from the Micrococcus cohnii genome encodes:
- the panD gene encoding aspartate 1-decarboxylase — protein MLRTMFHAKIHRATVTQADLHYVGSVTVDQDLLDAAGILPGELVSIVDVTNGARLETYTIAGERGSGVIGINGAAAHLVHPNDVVILMAYAQMDDDEARSFQPTVVHVDADNRIVELGTDPAEALLDGVARPPQSRTWDEAQAEL, from the coding sequence ATGCTGCGCACCATGTTCCACGCCAAGATCCACCGGGCGACCGTCACGCAGGCGGACCTGCACTACGTGGGGTCCGTGACCGTGGACCAGGACCTGCTCGACGCCGCCGGCATCCTGCCCGGCGAGCTCGTCTCCATCGTCGACGTCACCAACGGAGCCCGCCTCGAGACCTACACGATCGCGGGCGAACGCGGTTCGGGGGTCATCGGGATCAACGGCGCGGCCGCACACCTGGTGCACCCGAACGACGTCGTCATCCTCATGGCCTATGCGCAGATGGACGACGACGAGGCCCGCTCCTTCCAGCCGACGGTCGTGCACGTCGACGCGGACAACCGGATCGTGGAGCTGGGCACGGACCCGGCGGAGGCGCTGCTCGACGGCGTCGCCCGCCCGCCGCAGTCCCGCACATGGGACGAGGCGCAAGCCGAGCTCTGA
- a CDS encoding TetR/AcrR family transcriptional regulator, protein MSRSETSAGPRRGRPGYDRPTLVRECVDMFNRHGYEATSMGMLATHLGISKSAIYHHVESKEAILGEALDAALDALEAAFDRVEALSDGPVERVEAAVRATLQALADHMPEVTLLLRLRGNSEVELRAMERRRTITRRFGALLEAGQADGAVRDDVDPRNLARLALGMINSVVDWFRPDGPHTVEEMVRSVTGVVLAGVRG, encoded by the coding sequence ATGAGCCGGAGCGAGACATCCGCCGGGCCCCGACGCGGGCGACCCGGCTATGACCGTCCGACGCTTGTGCGCGAGTGCGTCGACATGTTCAACCGGCACGGCTACGAGGCCACGTCGATGGGCATGCTCGCGACGCACCTGGGCATCTCGAAGTCGGCGATCTACCACCACGTGGAGTCCAAGGAGGCGATTCTGGGCGAGGCCCTCGACGCCGCTCTCGACGCCCTCGAGGCCGCGTTCGACCGGGTCGAGGCGCTCTCCGACGGCCCGGTCGAGCGGGTCGAGGCGGCCGTGCGCGCCACGCTGCAGGCGCTGGCCGACCACATGCCCGAGGTGACCCTGCTGCTGCGCCTGCGCGGAAACTCCGAGGTCGAGCTGCGTGCCATGGAGCGCCGCCGCACTATCACGCGCCGGTTCGGTGCCCTGCTCGAGGCCGGTCAGGCCGACGGGGCCGTCCGTGACGACGTGGATCCCCGCAACCTCGCCCGCCTGGCCCTGGGCATGATCAACTCCGTCGTCGACTGGTTCCGCCCCGACGGCCCGCACACCGTCGAGGAGATGGTGCGGTCGGTGACGGGCGTCGTGCTCGCGGGCGTGCGGGGCTGA
- a CDS encoding MFS transporter: protein MSPTAPSSHAPSASSTGLPATAPSVERRREERRVLAGTLVGTTIEWYDFFIYAQAAALVLGTLFFAPMGEAGAQIASWASLGISFLVRPLGAIVAGHMGDRFGRKAVLALTLIGMGGATVLIGLLPTYAQIGVWAPVLLILFRLLQGFSAGGEWGGAALMAVEHAPRGKRGLFGAYPQIGVPLGMILATLMLFGINAFTTDEQFLAWGWRVPFLVSFILIIVGHLIRTSVEESPVFQEMQKLKARESAPLGELFHGHSTRVLLAALIFAANNAAGYLVIAYFSGYGVKTLGMERTDTLIASLIGGIGWLVFTLLGGWISDTIGRVRTFQIGYAIIILWAIPMWSLLNTASLPLFILAIVVLTIGLGPSYGPQSAMYAEMFPARVRFSGISIGYALGSIIGGAFAPMISDLILNSTGQAWLIGAYIAGAAVVSFIAVCFVPTSIQDRDLHDEAVTAALQRVERNGAGDGQTGERRAGLDGDRVATPGGPAVSPTEDV from the coding sequence ATGAGCCCGACCGCACCCTCATCGCATGCCCCGTCCGCGTCGTCCACCGGACTCCCCGCGACCGCCCCGTCCGTCGAGCGGCGGCGCGAAGAGCGCAGGGTCCTCGCCGGCACGCTCGTGGGCACCACCATCGAGTGGTACGACTTCTTCATCTACGCCCAGGCCGCCGCCCTCGTGCTCGGGACCCTGTTCTTCGCTCCGATGGGCGAGGCCGGGGCGCAGATCGCCTCCTGGGCGTCGCTGGGCATCTCGTTCCTCGTCCGCCCACTGGGCGCCATCGTCGCAGGCCACATGGGCGACAGGTTCGGCCGCAAGGCCGTGCTCGCGCTGACGCTGATCGGCATGGGCGGGGCGACCGTCCTGATCGGCCTGCTGCCCACCTACGCCCAGATCGGCGTCTGGGCGCCGGTCCTGCTGATCCTCTTCCGTCTGCTGCAGGGCTTCTCCGCCGGCGGCGAGTGGGGCGGCGCGGCCCTGATGGCCGTCGAGCACGCCCCGCGCGGCAAGCGCGGCCTGTTCGGGGCCTACCCGCAGATCGGTGTGCCGCTGGGCATGATCCTGGCGACCCTGATGCTCTTCGGGATCAACGCGTTCACCACCGACGAGCAGTTCCTCGCCTGGGGGTGGCGCGTGCCGTTCCTGGTGTCGTTCATCCTCATCATCGTCGGCCACCTGATCCGCACGTCGGTCGAGGAGTCCCCGGTCTTCCAGGAGATGCAGAAGCTCAAGGCCCGCGAGTCCGCTCCCCTGGGCGAGCTGTTCCACGGCCACTCGACGCGGGTGCTCCTGGCCGCCCTGATCTTCGCGGCGAACAACGCCGCCGGCTACCTGGTGATCGCCTACTTCTCCGGCTACGGCGTGAAGACCCTGGGCATGGAGCGCACCGACACCCTGATCGCCTCCCTGATCGGCGGCATCGGCTGGCTGGTGTTCACGCTGCTCGGCGGCTGGATCTCGGACACGATCGGCCGCGTTCGGACCTTCCAGATCGGCTACGCGATCATCATCCTGTGGGCGATCCCGATGTGGTCGCTGCTGAACACCGCGTCACTGCCGCTGTTCATCCTCGCGATCGTCGTCCTGACGATCGGCCTCGGCCCCTCCTACGGCCCGCAGTCGGCGATGTACGCCGAGATGTTCCCGGCCCGCGTGCGCTTCTCCGGCATCTCGATCGGCTACGCCCTCGGCTCGATCATCGGTGGCGCGTTCGCCCCCATGATCTCGGACCTGATCCTGAACAGCACCGGTCAGGCATGGCTGATCGGCGCCTACATCGCCGGCGCCGCCGTGGTGTCCTTCATCGCCGTGTGCTTCGTGCCCACGTCCATCCAGGACCGCGATCTGCACGACGAGGCCGTCACCGCCGCACTGCAGCGCGTCGAGCGGAACGGCGCCGGGGACGGACAGACCGGCGAGCGCCGTGCCGGCCTCGATGGCGACCGCGTGGCCACGCCGGGCGGACCCGCGGTTTCCCCGACCGAGGATGTTTGA
- the paaE gene encoding 1,2-phenylacetyl-CoA epoxidase subunit PaaE — protein sequence MTDSTAAPAKKRRATFNTLEVTELRKLTADSVEVTFTVPEELADDYDYLPGQYVALRKEIDGTEVRRSYSICAAPKRGEVRVAVKKDLGGVFSTWANEVLEVGEKIDVMNPQGAFTSRTHMTSLNDAEQVAAETVAENAHTHLVAFAAGSGITPIMAIARTVLEASDTSRFDLVFANRSAMDVMFAEEIGDLKDKYPARFVVHHVLSREQRVAPLLSGRIDAEKLRTLLDRLIDVEGTDEWFLCGPFELVQLVRDELAERGVNEDRVRFELFTTGRPENPAGQSGRVVEVDQDGDNYTIEFNLDGMTGTVQSPKSAHETVLNAALRVRSDVPFACAGGVCGTCRAKVTDGTYDMDENFALEKDEVEAGYVLTCQTRPTSDTLSVDFDS from the coding sequence ATGACTGACTCCACCGCCGCGCCGGCCAAGAAGCGCCGCGCCACGTTCAACACTCTCGAGGTCACCGAGCTGCGCAAGCTCACCGCGGACTCCGTCGAGGTCACGTTCACGGTGCCCGAGGAGCTGGCCGACGACTACGACTACCTGCCGGGCCAGTACGTGGCGCTGCGCAAGGAGATCGACGGCACCGAGGTGCGACGCTCGTACTCCATCTGCGCGGCGCCGAAGCGCGGCGAGGTCCGCGTTGCCGTGAAGAAGGATCTCGGCGGTGTGTTCTCCACCTGGGCCAATGAGGTCCTCGAGGTCGGGGAGAAGATCGACGTGATGAACCCGCAGGGCGCGTTCACCTCCCGCACCCACATGACGTCGCTGAACGACGCCGAACAGGTCGCCGCGGAGACGGTCGCCGAGAACGCGCACACGCACCTGGTGGCGTTCGCCGCCGGCTCGGGCATCACGCCGATCATGGCGATCGCCCGCACCGTGCTCGAGGCGTCGGACACGTCCCGGTTCGACCTGGTGTTCGCGAACCGTTCGGCCATGGACGTCATGTTCGCCGAGGAGATCGGTGATCTGAAGGACAAGTACCCGGCGCGGTTCGTGGTGCATCACGTGCTCTCGCGAGAGCAGCGCGTGGCCCCGCTGCTCTCCGGTCGCATCGACGCCGAGAAGCTCCGGACGCTGCTCGACCGGCTCATCGACGTCGAGGGCACGGATGAGTGGTTCCTGTGCGGCCCGTTCGAGCTGGTGCAGCTGGTGCGCGACGAGCTGGCCGAGCGCGGTGTGAACGAGGACCGCGTCCGCTTCGAGCTGTTCACGACCGGGCGCCCGGAGAACCCCGCAGGCCAGTCCGGCCGCGTCGTCGAGGTCGACCAGGACGGCGACAACTACACGATCGAGTTCAACCTCGACGGCATGACCGGTACGGTCCAGTCACCGAAGTCCGCGCACGAGACCGTCCTGAACGCTGCGCTGCGCGTGCGCTCGGACGTGCCGTTCGCCTGCGCCGGCGGCGTGTGCGGCACGTGCCGGGCCAAGGTCACCGACGGCACCTACGACATGGACGAGAACTTCGCCCTCGAGAAGGACGAGGTCGAGGCCGGCTACGTGCTGACCTGCCAGACCCGCCCCACCTCGGACACCCTGTCTGTCGACTTCGACTCCTGA
- the paaZ gene encoding phenylacetic acid degradation bifunctional protein PaaZ: MSITAPDTPALLPSYILGDWWTPQNPSKVSPVADANTGAHLTDVSTEGIDTAAVINYARTVGQKSLGELTLHERALRLKQLAQYLNSHKQELYDLSFATGSTQKDHAFDVDGGIGTTFTFSSKGRRELPNANVIPDGAVEQLSKDGSFIGEHVYQRMPGVAVQINAFNFPVWGMLEKFAPAFVAGMPTVVKPATPTAYVTQKCVEMMIASGVLPEGSIQLIAGSARDLLDHLDYRDHVAFTGSAGTANTLRQHPNVLTGGIRFTAETDSLNAAILGPDAAPDTPEFDAFVRTVFQEMTVKAGQKCTAIRRVIAPAEHVEAVVEALTERLSSRVVIGDPRVEGTTMGALASKEQQSEVAKAVRRLVEAGGHVRLGGADAPTGDADAEAGAFFAPTVLSFEDARTPEVHSVEAFGPVTSVIGYSDIDDAVALAALGSGSLVATVATNDGETARAFAAGIGAHHGRVHVLNRQTAKTTTGHGAPVPHLVHGGPGRAGGGEELGGVRAVKHYMQRTALQGSPDLLTAITGQWHPGAAANTVTREDVEAGAATHPFYKSLAELKIGDQFASGLRTVTLEDITAFAEETGDKFYAHTDEQAAAANPFFPRRVAHGYLLVSWAAGLFVAPEPGPVLANYGLDNLRFITPVTYDDSIRVTLTAKRITPRVTDDYGEVAWDCQLHNQNDELCAQYDVLTLVAKTWPMPEQPAED, encoded by the coding sequence ATGAGCATCACTGCCCCCGACACCCCCGCGCTGCTGCCCAGCTACATCCTCGGAGACTGGTGGACGCCCCAGAACCCGTCGAAGGTCTCGCCCGTGGCCGATGCCAACACCGGCGCCCACCTGACCGACGTCTCCACCGAGGGCATCGACACTGCCGCGGTCATCAACTACGCCCGCACCGTGGGCCAGAAGTCCCTCGGCGAGCTCACCCTCCACGAGCGCGCCCTACGCCTCAAGCAGCTCGCCCAGTACCTGAACTCCCACAAGCAGGAGCTCTACGACCTCTCCTTCGCCACCGGCTCCACCCAGAAGGACCACGCGTTCGACGTCGACGGCGGCATCGGCACCACTTTCACGTTCTCCTCGAAGGGCCGCCGCGAGCTGCCCAACGCCAACGTGATCCCCGACGGCGCCGTCGAGCAGCTCTCGAAGGACGGCTCGTTCATCGGCGAGCACGTCTACCAGCGCATGCCCGGTGTCGCCGTGCAGATCAACGCGTTCAACTTCCCGGTCTGGGGCATGCTCGAGAAGTTCGCTCCGGCGTTCGTGGCCGGCATGCCGACGGTCGTGAAGCCGGCGACGCCGACCGCCTACGTGACGCAGAAGTGCGTCGAGATGATGATCGCCTCCGGAGTGCTGCCGGAGGGCTCGATCCAGCTGATCGCCGGCTCGGCCCGCGACCTGCTCGACCACCTGGACTACCGGGACCACGTCGCGTTCACCGGCTCGGCCGGCACCGCGAACACCCTGCGTCAGCACCCGAACGTGCTCACCGGTGGCATCCGCTTCACCGCGGAGACCGATTCGCTCAACGCCGCGATCCTCGGCCCGGACGCCGCACCGGACACCCCGGAGTTCGACGCGTTCGTGCGCACCGTCTTCCAGGAGATGACCGTCAAGGCCGGCCAGAAATGCACGGCCATCCGCCGCGTCATCGCCCCGGCCGAGCACGTGGAGGCCGTGGTCGAGGCCCTGACCGAACGTCTGAGCTCGCGCGTCGTGATCGGCGATCCGCGCGTCGAGGGCACGACGATGGGCGCCCTCGCCTCGAAGGAGCAGCAGTCCGAGGTCGCCAAGGCCGTACGCCGACTGGTCGAGGCCGGCGGTCACGTGCGCCTGGGCGGCGCCGACGCCCCGACCGGCGACGCGGACGCCGAGGCCGGCGCGTTCTTCGCGCCGACCGTGCTGTCCTTCGAGGACGCCCGCACCCCCGAGGTCCATTCGGTCGAGGCGTTCGGCCCGGTCACCTCGGTGATCGGCTACTCGGACATCGACGACGCGGTCGCCCTGGCCGCGCTGGGCTCGGGCTCGCTCGTGGCGACCGTCGCGACGAACGACGGTGAGACCGCCCGCGCGTTCGCCGCCGGCATCGGCGCCCACCACGGCCGCGTGCACGTCCTGAACCGCCAGACCGCGAAGACCACCACCGGCCACGGCGCTCCCGTGCCGCACCTGGTGCACGGCGGCCCGGGCCGTGCCGGCGGCGGCGAGGAGCTCGGCGGCGTGCGGGCCGTCAAGCACTACATGCAGCGCACCGCACTCCAGGGCTCCCCGGACCTGCTGACCGCGATCACCGGCCAGTGGCACCCGGGCGCCGCGGCGAACACCGTGACCCGCGAGGACGTCGAGGCCGGCGCCGCGACGCACCCGTTCTACAAGTCGCTGGCGGAGCTGAAGATCGGCGACCAGTTCGCCTCGGGCCTGCGCACCGTGACCCTCGAGGACATCACGGCGTTCGCCGAGGAGACCGGCGACAAGTTCTACGCGCACACCGATGAGCAGGCCGCGGCCGCCAACCCGTTCTTCCCTCGCCGCGTGGCCCACGGTTACCTGCTGGTCTCATGGGCGGCCGGCCTGTTCGTCGCCCCGGAGCCCGGCCCCGTGCTGGCCAACTACGGCCTGGACAACCTGCGGTTCATCACTCCGGTCACCTACGACGACTCGATCCGCGTGACCCTCACCGCCAAGCGCATCACCCCGCGCGTCACCGATGACTACGGCGAGGTCGCGTGGGACTGCCAGCTGCACAATCAGAACGACGAACTGTGCGCGCAGTACGACGTGCTGACCCTCGTGGCCAAGACCTGGCCGATGCCGGAGCAGCCCGCCGAGGACTGA
- a CDS encoding thiolase family protein has translation MSTTQEAFLVSGRRTPVGRYGGALSSVRPDDLAALTITSLIEDAGIDPSAVDEVILGNANGAGEENRNVARMAWLLAGFDDTVPGITVNRLCASGMSAIGIATAMVRSGMADVVVAGGVESMSRAPWVQEKPTTAFAKPGAAFDTSIGWRFVNPAFEDAERFGEKFTFSMPETAEEVGEIDGITREDADAFAARSHEKALAAIEAGRLAEEIVPVTVRGRKGTETVVDTDEGPRPGSTPEVLAGLRPVIKPGGVVTAGNSSSLNDGASAILVVSERAAKQHGLTPRARVVESTAAGLAPHIMGLGPVPATEKAFERSGWTAEDLGAVELNEAFATQSLACIRRLGLDPQIVNNDGGAIALGHPLGSSGSRLVVTLLGRMEREGADKGLATMCVGVGQGAALLVEKA, from the coding sequence ATGAGCACCACCCAGGAAGCCTTCCTCGTCAGTGGCCGCCGCACCCCCGTCGGCCGCTACGGCGGCGCCCTCTCCTCCGTGCGCCCCGACGACCTCGCCGCCCTGACGATCACGTCCCTGATCGAGGACGCCGGCATCGATCCGTCGGCCGTCGACGAGGTCATCCTCGGCAACGCCAACGGCGCCGGTGAAGAGAACCGCAACGTCGCGCGCATGGCCTGGCTGCTCGCCGGCTTCGACGACACCGTCCCGGGCATCACCGTGAACCGGCTGTGCGCCTCGGGCATGTCCGCGATCGGCATCGCCACCGCGATGGTCCGTTCCGGCATGGCCGACGTGGTCGTGGCCGGCGGCGTCGAGTCGATGTCCCGCGCCCCCTGGGTCCAGGAGAAGCCGACCACCGCCTTCGCCAAGCCCGGCGCCGCGTTCGACACGTCGATCGGCTGGCGCTTCGTGAACCCGGCGTTCGAGGACGCCGAGCGCTTCGGCGAGAAGTTCACGTTCTCCATGCCGGAGACCGCCGAGGAGGTCGGCGAGATCGACGGCATCACCCGTGAGGATGCCGACGCGTTCGCCGCCCGCTCACACGAGAAGGCCCTCGCCGCGATCGAGGCCGGGCGCCTGGCCGAGGAGATCGTCCCCGTGACCGTGCGGGGCCGCAAGGGCACCGAGACCGTCGTCGACACCGACGAGGGGCCCCGCCCCGGCTCGACCCCCGAGGTCCTGGCCGGCCTGCGCCCGGTCATCAAGCCCGGCGGCGTCGTGACCGCCGGCAACTCGTCCTCGCTCAACGACGGCGCCTCCGCGATCCTCGTGGTCTCCGAGCGCGCCGCGAAGCAGCACGGCCTGACCCCGCGCGCCCGCGTCGTTGAGTCCACCGCCGCCGGGCTGGCGCCGCACATCATGGGCCTGGGCCCCGTGCCGGCCACCGAGAAGGCGTTCGAGCGCTCGGGCTGGACCGCCGAGGATCTCGGCGCCGTGGAGCTCAACGAGGCCTTCGCCACCCAGTCACTGGCCTGCATCCGCCGTCTGGGACTGGACCCGCAGATCGTCAACAACGACGGCGGCGCGATCGCGCTGGGCCACCCGCTGGGCTCATCGGGCTCTCGCCTGGTCGTCACCCTGCTCGGCCGCATGGAGCGCGAGGGCGCCGACAAGGGTCTGGCCACCATGTGCGTCGGCGTCGGTCAGGGTGCGGCCCTGCTGGTCGAGAAGGCCTGA
- a CDS encoding enoyl-CoA hydratase/isomerase family protein, with the protein MSHTLDASEFTAIRVEEREDRLHAILNRPEVRNAIDATMVAELHAVCAHLEQTPKILILSGTEVEGRDGTTKGLFASGADIGQLRERRRDDALRGINSGLFDRIHTLPMPVIAAIDGVALGGGAELAWAADFRIATPSLKLGQPETGLGITAAAGAQWRLKELVGEPVALELLLTGRILDAQESLELKLVTELHEPAELIDAAHALADRIAKQDPLAVRISKKVFHMPREAHPHVDDLAQAILFESEAKFDRMQAFLDRKKK; encoded by the coding sequence ATGAGCCACACCCTGGACGCCTCCGAGTTCACCGCGATCCGCGTTGAGGAGCGCGAGGACCGCCTTCACGCGATCCTCAACCGCCCCGAGGTGCGCAACGCGATCGACGCGACGATGGTCGCCGAGCTGCACGCCGTGTGCGCCCACCTCGAGCAGACCCCGAAGATCCTGATCCTCTCGGGCACCGAGGTCGAGGGCCGCGACGGCACGACCAAGGGCCTGTTCGCCTCCGGCGCGGACATCGGCCAGCTGCGCGAGCGGCGCCGCGACGACGCCCTGCGCGGCATCAACTCGGGCCTCTTCGACCGCATCCACACCCTGCCGATGCCCGTCATCGCCGCGATCGACGGCGTTGCTCTGGGCGGCGGCGCCGAGCTGGCCTGGGCCGCGGACTTCCGCATCGCCACCCCGTCGCTGAAGCTGGGCCAGCCCGAGACGGGCTTGGGCATCACCGCCGCCGCCGGCGCGCAGTGGCGCCTCAAGGAGCTCGTCGGCGAGCCCGTGGCCCTCGAGCTGCTGCTGACCGGCCGGATCCTCGACGCCCAGGAGTCGCTCGAGCTGAAGCTGGTCACCGAGCTGCACGAGCCGGCCGAGCTGATCGACGCCGCGCACGCCCTGGCCGACCGCATCGCGAAGCAGGACCCGCTGGCGGTGCGGATCTCCAAGAAGGTCTTCCACATGCCCCGCGAGGCCCACCCCCACGTCGACGACCTCGCCCAGGCGATCCTGTTCGAGTCCGAGGCGAAGTTCGACCGCATGCAGGCCTTCCTGGACCGCAAGAAGAAGTGA
- a CDS encoding 3-hydroxyacyl-CoA dehydrogenase family protein yields the protein MSENTTVSTEQHDAAASVPAVVGVLGGGRMGAGIAHAFLVSGADEVVVVERDPQSAEAARGRVESDLAASLERGKIDGDLNGWAQRLTVSLDRADFARCGLVVEAVPEDMQLKIDALSDVEKHLGEDAWLATNTSSLSVDEIASKLARPERFCGLHYFNPVPASKLVEVVVGEKTSQELTALASTWVRGLGKTPVIVKDAPGFASSRLGVAIALEAIRMVEEGVASPEDIDNAMVLGYKFPVGPLALTDIVGLDVRLGIAEYLESQLGERFAPPQLMRDMVARGELGRKSGTGFYDYS from the coding sequence ATGAGCGAGAACACCACCGTGAGCACCGAGCAGCACGACGCCGCCGCGTCCGTCCCCGCCGTCGTCGGCGTGCTGGGCGGCGGCCGCATGGGTGCGGGCATCGCCCACGCCTTCCTGGTCTCGGGCGCCGACGAGGTCGTCGTCGTCGAGCGCGACCCGCAGTCGGCCGAGGCCGCTAGGGGGCGCGTCGAGTCGGACCTGGCGGCGTCCCTCGAGCGAGGGAAGATCGACGGGGACCTCAACGGGTGGGCCCAGCGCCTCACCGTCTCCCTGGACCGCGCCGACTTCGCCCGCTGCGGCCTGGTCGTGGAGGCCGTGCCCGAGGACATGCAGCTGAAGATCGACGCCCTCAGCGACGTCGAGAAGCACCTGGGCGAGGACGCGTGGCTGGCCACCAACACCTCGAGCCTGTCCGTCGACGAGATCGCCTCGAAGCTCGCCCGCCCCGAGCGGTTCTGCGGCCTGCACTACTTCAATCCGGTGCCGGCCTCGAAGCTCGTCGAGGTCGTCGTGGGCGAGAAGACCAGCCAGGAGCTCACGGCCCTGGCCAGCACCTGGGTGCGCGGACTCGGCAAGACCCCGGTCATCGTGAAGGACGCCCCGGGCTTCGCCTCCTCCCGCCTCGGCGTGGCGATCGCGCTCGAGGCGATCCGCATGGTCGAGGAGGGCGTCGCCTCCCCCGAGGACATCGACAACGCGATGGTGCTGGGCTACAAGTTCCCGGTCGGTCCGCTGGCCCTGACGGACATCGTGGGCCTCGATGTGCGCCTGGGCATCGCCGAGTACCTCGAATCGCAGCTCGGCGAGCGTTTCGCCCCGCCGCAGCTGATGCGGGACATGGTCGCCCGCGGCGAGCTCGGCCGGAAGTCCGGCACGGGGTTCTACGACTACAGCTGA
- a CDS encoding enoyl-CoA hydratase-related protein → MIELTIADGVAEVTLNAPTKMNSLDEQALADLGSAYAEIAAKAESAEVRAVLLRGEGRGFCAGRDISNVTPADDDATAYLRDTVTPVLRAMSETPVPTFAAVQGACLGVGLGLAIATDVVYVAEDAKIGSPFANLGATLDSGGHWLFTERLGAHRTLDLIYTAELISGAEAVQAGLFSRAVPAEELLEFTRAKAAQAASGATLAFRASKQLVAQIRDRRIGLWESLDAENIAQGELCGTDDYAEGFRAFQEKRRPEFTGRG, encoded by the coding sequence GTGATCGAGCTGACCATCGCCGACGGCGTCGCCGAGGTGACGCTGAACGCGCCAACGAAGATGAACTCGCTGGACGAGCAGGCCCTGGCCGATCTCGGCTCCGCCTACGCCGAGATCGCGGCCAAGGCAGAGTCCGCAGAGGTCCGAGCCGTGCTCCTGCGCGGGGAGGGCCGCGGGTTCTGTGCCGGCCGCGACATCTCGAACGTCACCCCGGCCGACGATGACGCCACCGCTTATCTGCGGGACACGGTCACCCCCGTGCTGCGCGCGATGTCCGAGACCCCCGTGCCGACGTTCGCCGCGGTGCAGGGCGCCTGCCTGGGTGTGGGCCTGGGCCTGGCGATCGCCACGGACGTCGTCTACGTGGCCGAGGACGCCAAGATCGGCTCCCCGTTCGCGAACCTGGGCGCCACGCTCGACTCGGGCGGCCACTGGCTGTTCACCGAGCGCCTGGGAGCGCACCGCACCCTGGACCTGATCTACACGGCGGAGCTGATCTCCGGGGCCGAGGCGGTCCAGGCCGGGCTGTTCTCCCGGGCGGTGCCGGCCGAGGAGCTGCTCGAGTTCACGCGGGCCAAGGCCGCGCAGGCGGCCTCGGGCGCCACGCTGGCGTTCCGCGCGTCGAAACAGCTCGTGGCCCAGATCCGTGACCGCCGCATCGGCCTGTGGGAGTCGCTCGACGCCGAGAACATCGCCCAGGGCGAGCTCTGCGGCACCGACGACTACGCGGAAGGCTTCAGGGCGTTCCAGGAAAAGCGCCGACCGGAGTTCACCGGACGCGGGTGA